One genomic segment of Cololabis saira isolate AMF1-May2022 chromosome 22, fColSai1.1, whole genome shotgun sequence includes these proteins:
- the eef1e1 gene encoding eukaryotic translation elongation factor 1 epsilon-1 translates to MALRELSSLEKYLGLKKPNKYSTQGDKKVPVLQNNNGPPLVGLATIACHLVKEAKRPELLGDTAEGRALVQQWLEYRVTKLVNYSKEDIKAVLKDLDLYLQDKVYLAGNQFTVADALMYYGLHPLIVDLAVQEKEQFMNVARWFDHIQHYPSVRHHLPPVVVLRNRIYTSRHH, encoded by the exons ATGGCGTTACGGGAGCTATCATCGCTGGAGAAATATCTGGGTCTAAAAAAGCCGAACAAATACAGTACACAGGGTGATAAAAAG GTGCCCGTGCTGCAGAATAACAATGGTCCCCCACTGGTGGGGCTGGCCACCATCGCCTGCCACCTGGTGAAGGAGGCCAAGCGGCCGGAGCTGCTGGGCGACACCGCCGAGGGCCGAGCGCTGGTGCAGCAGTGGCTGGAGTACAGAGTCACCAAACTAGTAAACTACTCCAAGGAGGACATCAAGGCCGTCCTGAAG GATCTAGATCTCTACCTGCAGGACAAGGTCTACCTGGCGGGGAACCAGTTCACCGTAGCTGATGCTCTCATGTACTATGGACTTCATCCACTCATC GTGGACTTGGCCGTCCAGGAGAAGGAGCAGTTCATGAATGTCGCCCGGTGGTTCGACCACATCCAGCACTATCCCTCTGTGCGACACCATCTCCCTCCAGTAGTTGTCCTCAGGAACAGAATTTACACCAGCAGACACCACTGA